The DNA sequence CAAAGACCGCAAGGAACCCGATTTCGTTGCTTGCTCGCCTGCCGATCACGGCAGAATAGAAATCAGAAAAATCTGGACTACTGCCGAACTAAACGACTATCTCCAATTTCCTCATGTCGGACAGATATTCTGCATCCAACGAGAAATAACTCGAAAGAAAACAGGCAAATACTCCTGCGAGACCGTCTATGGAATAACCAGCCAAACGCCCGAACAAGCCGATCCGGAAAGTATCCTTGCCGTCAACCGGGGGCACTGGTGCATCGAAAACAGTTGCCATTACATCATTGACTGGAACTACGACGAGGATCGCAGCCGGATACGAACCGGATACGGGCCTGAGAACATCTCCAGACTGAGACGTTTCGCAGTTTCTCTCATCAAAGCTACAGGCGCTCGCAGCGTTGCTCAAAAAATGAGACAACTCGCGCGCAATGTCCGCCAAGTGCTGGATTATTTGAAAATGACAAAAAACTCCCGCCCCGTACATTAATCTCTTCGGGTTGCTGATTTTTGTCCGTAAGATGCCAAAACATACCCTGAGACGCTCCTTTAAGCAGGGTAAGGGCCAAACCACGCTCTTCGTACACGCTTAAACCCGGGATTCCCTCGTTAAACAGGCATGTGAAGCCTGACCATCCTTAGTTTTGATCCTTTGCGTTTCTCTCATACCTCAATATCGCGCATTTCCTTCCAGCTTGTCAGTTAGAACAAAATTACCGTGCCACCAACATAAATGACC is a window from the Syntrophobacterales bacterium genome containing:
- a CDS encoding ISAs1 family transposase, whose product is MLDAIDIENKIITADALLTQRDFARYLVEKKHAHYHFTVKNNQSSLLDDIAFDFKDRKEPDFVACSPADHGRIEIRKIWTTAELNDYLQFPHVGQIFCIQREITRKKTGKYSCETVYGITSQTPEQADPESILAVNRGHWCIENSCHYIIDWNYDEDRSRIRTGYGPENISRLRRFAVSLIKATGARSVAQKMRQLARNVRQVLDYLKMTKNSRPVH